In Syntrophorhabdales bacterium, the DNA window AAGTCACCTGTGGGACATGCTTCTTTTTCGATCCGAAGTAAACGTCCTCGGGGCATGTGTCGACGCACTTTCCACAACGGATACACTTTTTCTCATCTATGACGGGCGGCATACTTGCTTGACCTCCTATCTGGCTTCGGCTCTCCATTCGGTGACCGGTTTTCCAT includes these proteins:
- a CDS encoding ferredoxin family protein translates to MPPVIDEKKCIRCGKCVDTCPEDVYFGSKKKHVPQVTYPQECAYCNGCVEECPVEGTIRLRIPLPMMLLYKQAE